A genomic segment from Bos taurus isolate L1 Dominette 01449 registration number 42190680 breed Hereford chromosome 1, ARS-UCD2.0, whole genome shotgun sequence encodes:
- the SLITRK3 gene encoding SLIT and NTRK-like protein 3: MMKPSIAEMLHRGRMLWIILLSTIALGWTTPIPLIEDSEEIDEPCFDPCYCEVKESLFHIHCDSKGFTNISQITEFWSRPFKLYLQRNSMRKLYTNSFLHLNNAVSINLGNNALQDIQTGAFNGLKILKRLYLHENKLDIFRNDTFLGLESLEYLQADYNVIKRIESGAFRNLSKLRVLILNDNLIPMLPTNLFKAVSLTHLDLRGNRLKVLFYRGMLDHIGRSLMELQLEENPWNCTCEIVQLKSWLERIPYTALVGDITCETPFHFHGKDLREIRKTELCPLLSDSEVEASLGIPHLSSNKENAWPTKPSSMLSSVHFTASSVEYKSSNKQPKPTKQPRTPRPPSTSQALYPGPNQPPIAPYQTRPPIPIICPTGCTCNLHINDLGLTVNCKERGFNNISELLPRPLNAKKLYLSSNLIQKIYRSDFWNFSSLDLLHLGNNRISYVQDGAFINLPNLKSLFLNGNDIEKLTPGMFRGLQSLHYLYFEFNVIREIQPAAFSLMPNLKLLFLNNNLLRTLPTDAFAGTSLARLNLRKNYFLYLPVAGVLEHLNAIVQIDLNENPWDCTCDLVPFKQWIETISSVSVVGDVLCRSPENLTHRDVRTIELEVLCPEMLHIAPAGASPAQPGDAHLAGGPTSASPYEFSPPGGPVPLSVLILSLLVLFFSAVFVAAGLFAYVLRRRRKKLPFRSKRQEGVDLTGIQMQCHRLFEDGGGGGGGNGGGGRPTISSPEKAPPVGHVYEYIPHPVTQMCNNPIYKPREEEEVVVSSGPEAGGAERGAPVTQPPGMGEVLLGSEQFAETPKENHSNYRTLLEKEKEWALAVSSSQLNTIVTMNHHHPHPHHSAVGGVSGVVAGTGGDLVGFRHHEKNGGVVLFPPGGGCGGSSMLLDRERPQPAPCTVGFVDCLYGTVPKLKELHVHPPGMQYPDLQQDARLKETLLFSAGKGFTDHQTQKSDYLELRAKLQTKPDYLEVLEKTTYRF, from the coding sequence ATGATGAAACCTTCTATAGCTGAGATGCTTCACAGAGGGAGGATGTTGTGGATAATTCTTCTAAGCACaattgctttaggatggactaccCCGATTCCCCTCATAGAGGACTCAGAGGAAATAGATGAGCCCTGTTTTGATCCATGCTACTGTGAAGTTAAAGAAAGCCTCTTTCATATACATTGTGACAGCAAAGGATTTACAAATATTAGTCAGATTACTGAGTTCTGGTCAAGACCTTTTAAACTGTATCTGCAGAGAAATTCAATGAGGAAATTGTACACCAACAGTTTTCTTCATTTGAATAATGCTGTGTCCATTAACCTTGGGAACAATGCATTGCAGGACATTCAAACAGGAGCTTTCAACGGTCTTAAGATTTTAAAGAGACTGTATCTTCATGAGAACAAGCTAGACATCTTCAGAAATGACACCTTCCTTGGCTTGGAAAGTCTGGAATATCTTCAGGCAGACTACAATGTAATTAAACGTATTGAGAGTGGGGCATTTCGGAATCTAAGTAAATTGAGAGTTCTGATTTTAAATGATAATCTCATTCCCATGCTTCCAACAAATTTATTTAAGGCTGTCTCCTTAACCCACTTGGACCTGCGTGGAAACAGGTTAAAAGTTCTTTTTTACCGAGGAATGCTAGACCATATTGGCAGAAGCCTGATGGAGCTCCAGCTGGAAGAAAATCCCTGGAACTGTACATGTGAAATCGTGCAACTGAAGAGTTGGCTGGAACGCATTCCTTACACTGCCCTGGTGGGAGATATCACCTGTGAGACTCCTTTCCATTTTCATGGAAAGGACCTGAGAGAAATCAGGAAAACAGAACTCTGTCCCTTGTTGTCTGACTCTGAGGTAGAGGCTAGTTTGGGGATTCCCCACTTGTCATCAAACAAGGAGAATGCATGGCCAACTAAGCCTTCCTCAATGCTGTCCTCTGTCCATTTTACTGCTTCTTCTGTTGAATACAAGTCCTCAAATAAACAGCCCAAACCCACCAAACAGCCTCGAACACCAAGGCCACCGTCCACATCTCAAGCTTTATACCCTGGTCCAAACCAACCTCCCATTGCTCCTTATCAGACCAGACCACCCATTCCCATTATATGCCCTACTGGGTGTACCTGTAATTTGCATATCAATGACCTTGGTTTGACTGTCAACTGCAAAGAGCGAGGATTTAATAACATTTCTGAACTTCTTCCAAGGCCTCTGAATGCCAAGAAATTGTACCTGAGTAGCAATCTGATTCAGAAAATATACCGTTCTGATTTTTGGAATTTCTCTTCCTTGGATCTCTTACATCTGGGGAACAATCGTATTTCTTATGTCCAGGATGGGGCCTTCATCAACCTGCCtaacctaaagagcctctttctCAATGGCAACGATATCGAGAAGCTGACTCCAGGCATGTTTCGAGGCCTACAGAGTTTGCACTACTTGTACTTTGAGTTCAACGTCATCCGGGAAATCCAGCCTGCAGCCTTCAGCCTCATGCCCAACTTGAAGCTGCTATTCCTCAACAATAACTTGCTGAGGACCCTGCCAACAGATGCCTTTGCAGGCACATCCCTGGCTCGGCTCAACTTGAGAAAGAACTACTTCCTCTATCTTCCTGTGGCTGGTGTCCTAGAACACTTGAATGCCATTGTCCAGATAGACCTCAATGAGAATCCTTGGGACTGTACCTGTGACCTGGTTCCCTTCAAACAGTGGATTGAAACCATCAGCTCAGTCAGTGTGGTGGGTGATGTCCTATGCAGGAGCCCTGAGAACCTCACCCACCGTGACGTGCGCACTATTGAACTGGAAGTTCTCTGCCCAGAGATGCTACACATCGCACCAGCTGGAGCATCCCCCGCTCAGCCTGGAGATGCTCACCTTGCTGGGGGGCCGACGAGTGCATCACCTTATGAGTTCTCTCCCCCTGGGGGCCCTGTGCCACTTTCTGTGTTGATTCTCAGCctgctggttctgtttttttcagcagtctttgttgctgcaggccTCTTTGCCTATGTCCTCCGACGGCGCCGGAAGAAGCTGCCCTTTAGAAGCAAGAGGCAGGAAGGCGTGGACCTCACTGGCATCCAGATGCAATGCCACCGACTTTTTGAggatggtggaggtggtggaggtGGAAATGGAGGTGGGGGCCGACCAACTATTTCTTCCCCAGAGAAGGCCCCTCCTGTGGGTCATGTATACGAGTACATTCCTCATCCCGTTACTCAGATGTGCAACAACCCCATCTACAAGCCtcgtgaggaggaggaggtggttgtTTCATCAGGGCCAGAGGCAGGGGGTGCAGAACGTGGGGCTCCTGTGACACAACCTCCGGGAATGGGGGAGGTTCTCCTAGGAAGTGAGCAGTTTGCTGAGACACCCAAGGAGAACCACAGCAACTACCGGACCTtgctagaaaaagaaaaggagtggGCGCTGGCAGTGTCCAGCTCCCAGCTCAATACCATAGTGACCATGAATCATCATCACCCTCACCCTCACCACTCAGCAGTTGGTGGGGTTTCCGGGGTAGTTGCGGGAACTGGGGGAGACTTGGTTGGGTTCCGCCACCACGAGAAGAATGGCGGGGTGGTGCTGTTTCCTCCGGGCGGAGGTTGTGGTGGCAGCAGTATGCTACTAGACCGAGAGAGGCCACAACCAGCCCCCTGTACGGTGGGGTTTGTGGACTGTCTCTATGGCACAGTGCCCAAATTAAAGGAACTGCATGTCCATCCTCCTGGCATGCAATACCCAGACTTACAGCAGGACGCCAGGCTCAAAGAAACCCTTCTCTTCTCGGCTGGAAAGGGCTTCACAGACCACCAAACCCAAAAAAGTGATTACCTCGAGTTAAGGGCCAAACTTCAAACCAAGCCGGATTACCTCGAAGTCCTGGAGAAGACAACATATAGGttctaa